The following are from one region of the Nicotiana tabacum cultivar K326 chromosome 3, ASM71507v2, whole genome shotgun sequence genome:
- the LOC107786934 gene encoding BAG family molecular chaperone regulator 2: MIKLRCKKFFRSNSKNGSTGAAAAAAAAGGDTKLTGGEIKWELRPGGMLVQKRECAEKAGDSIIMLRISTVSKWHDISIQATSTFGELKMILSMVTGLEPKEQRLLFRGKEREDYEYLHMVGVKDKDKVLLFEDPAIKERKKLLNLAANGHVKVIESSYHTICV, translated from the exons ATGATTAAACTGAGGTGCAAGAAGTTTTTCAGAAGCAATTCGAAAAATGGAAGTACTGGCGCCGCCGCGGCCGCAGCCGCAGCAGGCGGCGACACCAAATTAACTGGTGGTGAAATTAAATGGGAATTGCGTCCAGGAGGTATGTTAGTTCAAAAAAGAGAATGTGCAGAGAAAGCTGGAGATTCGATTATCATGCTTAGAATTTCTACTGTTTCTAAGTGGCATGATATTTCTATACAAGCTACTTCAACTTTTG GAGAATTAAAGATGATACTATCAATGGTAACTGGCTTAGAGCCAAAGGAGCAACGGCTATTATTTAGAGGGAAAGAAAGAGAGGATTATGAATACTTGCACATGGTTGGAGTGAAAGACAAAGACAAGGTGTTGCTCTTTGAAGATCCAGCCATCAAAGAGAGAAAAAAGCTTCTTAATTTGGCTGCAAATGGACATGTCAAAGTCATAGAATCCTCTTACCACACCATTTGTGTCTAA